In one Tenuifilum sp. 4138str genomic region, the following are encoded:
- the rimO gene encoding 30S ribosomal protein S12 methylthiotransferase RimO: MTKKINVVTLGCSKNVVDSEVLMHQLDRGGWKIVHNSNDPSARVVVINTCGFIGDAKEESVETILGFVDAKNRGMIDKVYVMGCLSQRYRNELEAEIPEVDGFFGVSDLPLIVAELNVKYNEAELNKRWLSTPRHYAYLKISEGCNWGCSFCAIPLIRGKHVSRPIESLVNEAKELAKQGVKELIVIAQDTTYYGFDLYGERRIAQLLNSLSQIDGIEWIRLHYAYPSGFPDDLIDVLKSNPKICKYIDIPLQHINTQVLKMMRRGISREQTIDFIEKIRKNIPEIAIRTTFLVGHPGETPEAFNELIDFVKDYRFDRVGVFAYSEEEGTYAAQNFTDSIPDEEKKLRVEKLMEVQQRVSFELNQLRVGHTYKVIIDAIEDHYAVCRTEFDSPEVDQEVLVKLNGKNVKPGEFHTVRIVEAQEYDLIGEFV; the protein is encoded by the coding sequence ATGACGAAAAAAATCAATGTTGTTACCTTGGGGTGCTCAAAAAATGTTGTTGACTCCGAGGTGCTTATGCATCAGCTCGATAGAGGGGGATGGAAAATTGTTCACAATTCAAACGATCCATCGGCAAGGGTTGTTGTGATTAACACTTGCGGTTTTATTGGCGATGCTAAGGAAGAATCGGTTGAAACTATTCTTGGCTTTGTCGATGCCAAAAATAGGGGGATGATCGACAAGGTTTACGTTATGGGATGCCTTTCGCAACGCTACCGCAATGAGCTGGAAGCTGAAATCCCCGAAGTAGATGGATTTTTTGGAGTTTCCGATTTACCTCTAATTGTTGCTGAGCTCAATGTGAAGTATAACGAAGCAGAGCTGAATAAACGCTGGCTTTCAACCCCAAGGCATTACGCTTACCTGAAAATATCCGAGGGTTGCAACTGGGGATGTTCATTCTGTGCAATACCACTTATTAGAGGTAAGCATGTTTCCCGACCCATTGAATCATTAGTTAACGAGGCAAAAGAACTTGCCAAACAGGGCGTTAAGGAGCTAATTGTAATTGCACAGGACACTACCTATTACGGATTTGATTTATACGGTGAACGCCGAATTGCTCAGCTACTCAATAGCCTTAGCCAGATTGACGGTATTGAATGGATTAGGCTTCACTATGCATACCCATCTGGTTTTCCCGATGACCTAATTGATGTCCTAAAGTCGAACCCGAAAATTTGCAAGTATATCGATATTCCATTACAGCATATAAATACTCAGGTACTTAAAATGATGCGTAGGGGAATAAGCCGAGAACAAACCATTGATTTCATTGAGAAGATAAGAAAGAATATCCCCGAAATTGCTATCCGAACCACTTTTCTGGTTGGCCACCCAGGGGAAACCCCTGAGGCTTTCAATGAACTGATTGACTTTGTTAAGGATTACCGGTTCGACAGGGTAGGTGTATTTGCATACTCTGAGGAGGAAGGAACCTATGCTGCACAAAACTTTACCGACTCCATACCCGATGAAGAGAAAAAACTTAGAGTTGAAAAGCTGATGGAGGTTCAACAAAGGGTATCTTTTGAGCTAAACCAGCTAAGAGTTGGTCATACGTATAAGGTTATAATTGATGCAATTGAAGACCATTACGCAGTTTGCCGAACGGAGTTCGATTCACCCGAGGTGGATCAGGAGGTTCTGGTAAAGCTTAACGGTAAAAATGTAAAACCCGGCGAGTTTCATACAGTACGTATTGTAGAGGCCCAGGAATACGATTTAATCGGTGAGTTTGTATAA